The nucleotide window TCAGACCAACCTGCAGCCTGATGTTAAACCTCCTGCCGGCGTAGCGCCACCTGGCTGAGGGATCCGCTGCCAGCATCGTGGTTTTTCCCTTCATGCGAAGTGAAGCTGAGCATTCTGACGCCACCTGGTATGAAGACAGAGGGCCGGCAGACTGAAAGTTGTGTCTCCTGTCTTTGACTGACCAGCTGTGAATCTTTAGCTTTGGGCTAAAAACACGGAGCAGAGAGAACTGCTGGCTCCAACAAAGCATCCTgattctaataaataaatcctgaatGAGACCTTCCAGGCATCCAGACTCACTCTGATCTGACTGATAAAACCTGCAGATGCTTCAAAGCATGTTTAAAAGTTCCtgatatttctaaatattttctcaatcAGGCGTCACAGATTTTTATATTCCAGGAAACCATCTGGCCTGCAGCTTGACAGAGAACTGAGTTATGATGGATCCAGAAGTTGGAGACGTTCCACATGAACTCTCTaaactttctgatttttgtcCATGAAATGGTGCATGATTGGTTACAGTACAGTAATAAACTGGGAACATTTAAAAGACTGCAGTTTGTCTGTTTGGAAGTAAAAACGCACAAGAGATGACTGTAGACTGTTgaactgttttctgcttttagcaAATTAATCAGGCTGATAATTTGGATTTTGTCCTTCTGGAAAtttgagacaaaagaaaacaagattcaGTTCTGTAGTTTTGGCAGCATTGGGTGAAGCCAACTAAAACGTAACTAAACAACAACTAAACCGAAAGCACTAATAAACTTTAGTTCTTTTAACGATGAAGAAGAAGACCTTAGCAGGAGCTAACGGTTCCGTCTCACTAAttctctaaaataataaaacaacaaaagctaaataataaaaacctctAAAAGTTCTGGATCACTAAGATCACATTTCTccatttgaaacaaaacagccttatttgttctttttttcatgtctgtCCAGAATATTCTTGTATAACAACAAACCCTGGACTGTCTGcctgttcacatttttaacaactgttttatttaaactgggTTTTTATCTATCAGTATTTTGACCCGTTTATCATGACTcctttctgtttggttttactGCTCATCTGCAGCTCTCCGCTTGTCTCTGTCTGGAAATCTGGTTTTCTCTGTAACTGGATGCAAACGCAGGAGCAGgaatttaaagctgcatttttccttctttagtGCAGGAGCTAAATGGCTTCAGGTGGAATATCTTCATCTTCTGGTTTAATTTGATTGACTCCGTACTAAGACTTTTTCATCCTTtgctttttcagtttaatttatcgTAGGTTGTATTGtgagatgaatgaatgaatgaacgaatgaatgaatgaatgcagAAGGATTCCTGTTTCCTGCTCTTCCACAAAGGAAGCAGAGACTCTTAACTGTCTGAGATCTCGGGTTGGAATCACAAACGATCTGGAGCCAGTCGGGCTCggaggaaagagaaaatgacCTGCAGAGATCAAATGTTAAAGCAAACATCTTGCTGCTGCTTTTAACAGAGGATAAAAGAAGCTGCAGATGATGAGGGACATGATAACTGAACGGTCCTGCTGGCGGGGGACGATGAGAGGGCAAGCCGGCAGAACGGAGGGAAAGTAAACACTGAAACATCAGAGAGACGGGAGCCGGATTGTGTGATAAAGCTCCGGATTAAAGCATGGTGGCCCATCTGGCATCCGGCGGCAGAAACCACAGGAAGAGACGGGACAGGAATCTTCACACAAACGTTTAGGTTGGAGGACGGAgagcaaacatgtttaaagaaCTAGTAGCTGCATGATGATGTTTCCAGAAACCAGATGTTAgatctgctgcatgttggcaaataaacacaaactccCATAAACAGGAAGGAAAGTTGAGCTTCAGGAAGAAACGGAGAACTGATCGGATGTGAGACAagcagagaggtcagaggtcgttaAGTTATTAAGCAGTTAAAGCAGATTTTACAGAACTCACTCATTCATCAAACCGCGGTGGTTTCCCAGGGCTGGAAACTGTCAGTGGGAGGCTAATTATTGGATACTAACAGATGGttagaagttattttaatgttttaattgttaGTCAAGGATGTAGCTAGCCAAATGTAGCTTATTGATGCTACAGCAagcaaatgaaatattaaataaaactgattaaatgtcTAATAgttaaaaactgattatttggTCTTTAGcgtagaagaagaagcagaacgCCTTCCTGCGATCCGGATCTTACTGCGACTCCTTCTGGGTTCTTGAAGCGCCGtttcttcacttcctgtctgatgaaatatttatttccaccaGAGATGTTCCTGTTAGCTTCTCCTGAAATCTGAGGTCACTCAGTGTCAGCCGCTGATGGAGACCCGGTTCAggaaatttttcatgtttaaaagtGTCACAGTGTGATACAAgaataattcaataaatatgGAATTAATTCTAAGGTTAgctggtgggcggggctaacgTTGATCCTAGCTAACACTGGCTAACGTTCTTTGGTAAATTTATTAGAGGTATTTCAGAccaaaataaagatttagagACTGGAGAAAAAGCAACCGCAGGtcataagttatttatttattgttatctGGCATGTTTTTCCCTCCATATTTAGAAAgttgttaaattaataaaaccaaataatttgATCACAATAATATATCTAATAAAATCCAGATATTTAATAAAGATACTTACAATTCTGTATTTATTCCCAGCtagaaaaaagtcatattttaaatatatttcataagtatttattgtatttattgttatgtgtatttaaagacaaaactacattttaaaaacgtCTAAATAAACAGGACTCTGTCGACCCCGCAGCAGAAGGTCATGACCCCCATGTTGAAGACCTCTGAGGAGTTTTCCTTCAGAACCAAACGCTTCTGGTTCAGAAACTTCTCCCCCAAACCATCTCAGCTGTTGTCCGACTTCGTTCAGCATTTCGCACCTCATGACGAAACTTACTGATCTCAGTAAGTTTCGTTTCTTACAGCTTGCAGTGGGATGAGGCTCCAGGATAAACTAGCTGTGACTCGGCCACACATGGCTGTGCAGAGGAACCGGAACCTCCTAAGAGGCGCCGACCCGCTGAGCTCTCAGCTGCCAGGCTGAACCGGAGCTGGACCCACGTTAGAGTCCGTGATGCCGCCGGCAGCCCAAaccttttcatttctctttgcGGTTTCTCTGGGTTGGCAGTTAGTTATCCTGCCAAATAAACGACACACTTTAACGATGGTCTGCAGCCCACAGACtaattacataattacataGAAAACAAGGATTTCTCTGAGAGAGTTTTTAGGGACTTTTAGTGTCAAAACAAAGgaggaaaatgatttttaatgattgttcacatatttttaaacaattttatcaCCTTACATCCAAAACcttcagtttatgtttttgtgattttatgtctgaaaagtgtggtgtgcatttctattcagcccttttttattgtttctctatCAGCTAAAGTTTCCAcctgtttcagttcagtttgggTGAATGGACAACATCtgtaaacatcagtttttaagCTCTGCTACAGATTCTCAAAAAGATCTAGGTCTGGACAGATtgattatgtgtaatttattaatttccTCTCCATAATAAGTGGAGGCTGACCTgaaacatttcttctgttttgaagcaGCCACAGTTTCTGAGGTGAATGTTCAGCAGTAAGAGGCTTGACTCCCTCTACGCCTCATGCTTGGTGCTGCAGTACAACTCATCGTCTATTGTCCTGGATGTAACACacattaattttattacagCAAATCCTGACTTcacttttcatgtatttttttataaagtgtctttaaattcatagaaaaaactgcagcatggtcaaatttccattttttccccgttccatgttttctcctcttgctaaaacaaaaagtgtaaaaGTTGAAAGTGTTCCTGGTTCGTCACTGGTCTggtttaaactttatttcacatttacagccacaaatctcCAAATGTGCCAAAGTGAGTCTTTCCTTTGGTCCAGGCGTGGAGACAACAGTTTACTTTATTTCTCCGCTGCCTTTTGCTGCCCTCTTGTGGTCTAAAGATAAAATGACCAGAAGTCTGTTAAACACAGAGAACTGAGGAgctttttagatttaaatagccAATaaaggagttttgtttttgtatttgacaTCTATACtcaaaggttttatgttttatctttattttgaaacttaaaaatagaaataaattgttggttttagaaattttttttttttttgttgaatttgttgCAGTAGATGGTCTGAGGGTCTGAATGGTTGTTTGGGTTGTAGATCAGGGGCAGTCCTAGCCTGTTTGATGCCCTGGGTGAACAACCACACCGCCCCCCAACTGCTCCCTGCCCCACCACCAGGGGGTGCTGACATGCTTCATGCGCCATACCACATCctttaaatcagacaaactcaaaatttattttaatatttactttgaaaaatgtgaaagaaactAGAATAAAAGTATGAACACCACAGACACAAACATATATTATGAagctaaaagttttttttttatgtttaattaactttttcaaGGTTTCCTTCAGGTTGTTTTTCCCTGATCACAAACAAACCTGGATTGCtgccttgatttttttgtgcatgtttgagaaatcctttaatctccatggcaaccattcagctgtgtaaaaacacctggatggacctagccccgccttcgatatgcagctcctcccccattcagctccttcagactagccagcagcaattagcaaacagctgctgagctcgttataggagctgctgctcagagcaacactggtaaaaacgttaaagggttaaagaggagccatgttgggatgacttcctggaggcggagcttcagaaagcgCAGgcgtttcttaaagagacaggggcccaatttcaaggtcgTAAATTCtgaattcaaatttcttttattatatttgatatatatagcattttttttagctgaaggtaaaatagttacttaattatgctataaaatggtgcATAAAACAGCCTCTTTAAAAGTATGCAATGCAAATACAAAAGactataaaatacaaaaataaatacaattacaataatttatttctaaatttaacCAATAgtcaaatatttatgaaaagtgTACTACCGTTGTggtgttgatgtttttcagtgGGCTGTACTGGTGctgagttatcaaataaatttgtatttcagtatatttatatttaaaaaaataatggtttGAGTcagacagactggcaacctgtccagggtgaccccgtgaccccgcctctcgcccggaacgtagctggagaggaaccagcaaccctcctgaccccattagggacgaagggtgaacagaaaatggatggatggatggtttgagTCAGTTCAgcagtttttctgtatcagattgGTAGCGattactaaacctcagatatcggtatcagaAGAGAAAATCGGTGCATCCCCAGGTCCAAGAGCTGGTGCCGCCCATCAGAAACCGCTACTTCCTCTGACCTAGGGAGGTCAAATCCTGGGGTCAGGGGTCATCATCAAAGACACAAACAGTCCAGCGTCTGTCTGTCTTTCAGGACTACGAGTACCCGAGCCACCCGCAGTCCGCGCAGCACCAGAAGAACGACCGGTGCCCACCGCCGCCCCAGATGCTGCCGGACCGGGCCTGCGATGTTCCCGGCTGCCGCTCCGACTCCGAATGCGAGCGCCACAAACGCTGCTGCTACAACGGCTGCATCTACGCCTGCCTGGAGTCCGTCCAGCCCCCACCGGGTCAGCATCCAACAGCTTTCAGCCGGTTCTGATTCACAGTGGCGGGTGATaatcagctgtttgttttgagcAGTTCTGGACTGGCTGGTTCAGCCCAAACCTCGATGGCTGGGAGGAAACGGCTGGCTGCTGGACGGACCGGAGGAGGTTCTGCAAGGTGGGTCCAATAGGAACACCGCTAACCGCAGCGAAAGCTGCAGAACTGGGCGATAAAATCAGTGCAGCTTCAGtcacatttctgagattttttttggttgaaattttctccttttttcaaCCTACCCTGAAACGCCGTCATATATTTCAGCTAATAATTTAACTAACAATGTCTTTGCATTGAGTGAATATATCTGTGGGTCTCATTCACCCAGATCTGActcatttttaaatcactgtGTGTATTCTCAAATAAAAGCTTGTTGGTTGCGTCTGTCCGCCAGCGGAAGCGTGCAGCACCACGGAAGACGGAGACGAGCCTCTTCACTGCCCCACAGGCTACGAGTGCCACATCATCAACCCCGGGAACCCCGCCGCTGGCGTCCCAAACCGGGGCCAGTGCATCAAGCAGCGCGCAAACTCCGGTACGACTttactgccccctgctggctggaCGGTCGAACTGCAGTCCACACTAACAGATAACGATATATCCACAAAATAGCAACATTTTCAACTCAAAAACCAGAGTTTCAGCAAGACCTGATCACTCATGGAGCttatttagaaatgtggactgtggatgctgacattagcattaaatgctacatatttagcattgagatgctattttaggcttgaaacTTCACTGACAGGCTAACTgattttagcacaacttgaactcAAGAACAGTCTTTTCCAGCGTCCAGTCAGATCATTTAGGAGCAGAAATCCAACCGCGGTGGGCCGAAAGAAGCAGGTTCGTGTCTATCACTGTTGTTTGCTTGTGCGTCATCAGATTTACGGGTGTACCAGAAACGAGCGAATATAAAGGTTCCGGCCAGAATGttccaaaaaattttttataaaataaaataaaataaaatgtgttaaagtttttaatgtgttaaaatctatgtaattaattaatcaaaatgaatgtgttaaatcCTGGCTCTATTTACCTCCTGTTTCTTATTCATTGATAATCAACAGCATAATTTAAAAGaagcatttcaaagtaaaagcatacaaataaaaccagataaAAAGCATATTATGCTTGGTGTTGTGGAGCagaatgttgttgtttcttcttttaaatgcagCCAAACTGGAACAACCTGGAAAGCAAACAACAAGATGAGCTGATGATTAGTTTCCGAAACTGCTGGGAGAaattttaaattcatgttttgaaGGAGAGAACACCAATATTTCTAATTCTACTCCAGTACAGGTCATGAATAGAAGacatttaatatgaagttttgtttttgctgttttcctgcAGATGGACGAGGTTTGAGGCACAAATACTttaaggactacaaggactacTTGGGTGAGACGACTAAGAGAATTAGAATGAATTCAAGCCGAGAAATGAAGCCAACCTGCAGCTGACTGTTGTTTTCCTGACAGGATCCAGTTCCAACAACGCAGTGGGCTACGAGAAGCATAATCACAAACATCTCGGATGAAGacatgttggattttattttcttacagtcAGCATGAAAAAGCTTAGgaccagaaaataaaatgacagttGTTAGCTTGTTTATTGTCGTCGTGTTGCAGagcttcaaaatgcaaaaagacaaaacagagagaacaaaacactaagaCCTGTTCATCAGCTGATCAGaggtttagttttaaaaatctccACCTAAATCAGTTGTAATATCTTCGACTGAagcgattaatcagatttattgcaataaatttattattgaaataaacattaacTGATAAACTGGAGTAAATAGACTCTTTCTGAGagaacaacacagtcagagcagaactgtacaaaaatatgaacattttgcattaaagataaaaaacttGCTTTGTCTATAAATCTGTTTCACCCAGAATTCGTCGAGTGGCAGTTTCAGCTTCACCAGATTTGATACAAATATTAGAAGGATTTTTAgtgatgcatcctttgctacataTGATCAAACATTTACTGACGGAATGCAGTTATTAAGTTTTagctaataaaatattgattttcttatttaaaaaaggaatttaattatttgcttaCTTGCAGCtcttaaagtatttctaatattgtttaaaataagtttaagaGGTGAAATGAAAATTCTGCTGCTTGTGACTCGATTAATCAAATGAAACAATTCCATAAAAAACCTGAGCAGCAGATGAACATCCTGCTTAGATTCTGCTTTTTGCAGCTCTTGTTTCAGctctgagattaaaatctgtttattccAGTCGTCACCTCCTCCTGTTGTTAAAACAGGATGTTTGTTGTCAGATCGACTTTAATACGACCTCAGATGTTGACCCGCTCCAGTTTGATCTCCTCCAACCTGAACCGAGACAGATCTGAGGTTTTTCACTCCTCCTGCCTCCTCATCAAGCCGTCGCCCGGCGTCCTGCTATCCAACCAAAGAAATGCTGAAAGTGTTCAGGAAAACAAAGACGAGGCCCGATGTCAACCAAAGCTGttcataaaaaacttttttggtgttttctcattttttccccacaaaccATCCAAACAAACTGGTCATGAGAGAAAACCAGGACCATGTGGCGCTCGTCCTCCTTCTGCTCAGAGTTCGTAAATCTGCAAATCGTTAAACTGCAGAGAGCGAATAAATCCCTCtgacatttctgcttcaaacCCCAAAATGATCTCAGAGTCAAAATAATTAGCAGAATAAATCCCAGATGAGTCGGAACAGAGCAGCTGGGGGTTTTTATCAGTTATTAAAGGTTTTTGGGtatagtaaataataaaatatgaattataaACATGCATGAATAAAGTTTGGCGTATATccatagttttgttttaaaagaaagtatTAGTTGCTAGATCAAAACAAGCTGcagtaatattttaacaaacatcTGATCAGTTGTTTACGTTCTAACAAGGACATAAACGTGGATATTATTTAGTAAGGTAATAAAACTTCTGACAGTGTTGCTCAGAAATGatgacagagaggaagaaattttcagtaataaatctgaacatttatttacttttattttcgaACTGAAGCAGCTTTATGCTCTGTTCATATGGTGCTCTGGTTTTTACTGCCAAACAGAAGAATAAGCTGAGAACTAATTGAATGTTTCTCTCTGACTGGTGCtgtgttttactttaataaacCTTACGACTCAAACTCGTCCCTTTTGTCATCCTCaagataaaatgaaatctgttttttcacCTGTTGATTACTTAATTTCTCCTAACAGGGGATCTAAATGTAAATCATATCATCAATCAGTTGTGATAGCAGGAAGTTCACAGCAggaatgttatttaaaatgagtaaaacctGCAAATACCAGCATGTTTGTAAACTTTTTCAGATTGTTGGGAGCGATGATAAGagtgctgggaggaaggatctgtggAAAAActacaagttgttttttgtatGTTATAGTTAcagggaaaagaaaatctgagcaaaattaaagaaatgaaaacttccTGGATTTGCTGTGAGCAGAGATGGTTATAGAGCTGTAGAGGTATCACTCCTTTTCTTTCTCGCAtgacttcagatgttttttcgCCACATTAGCgtttgtatttataataatttgaaaactgaatgAATAATAGGAGGATTGTGAAAGCCAGGACCTGCTCTCCTGCTGCGGCAGCATGCGGGAAGCATAGACCCCGGTGGGGGGTGGGACTCTCTGTCACACCTGCGTGCACCTGAGCACCTGGCTGAAAGCTGCGTCAGAGTGAAGGTGAATCAGTATGAGAGCGGGCTGCTCTCTGCGCCGCTGGGTTTGGGTCCAGCTGCCCGCCGTGTGCCGGTTCTGGTGTCCGGGTTCACCATAGCTGCGGGTTATCACCATGAACACACCGCGCAAGACAACAGAGAAAAGGTCAGGCAGTTTTTACCTCTTATTTAAGATTTGTCTTTAATTAGGGGGGGCGCAGGGGGCAAACTGTAAAACTTTATGCTGatatgaaaataattgaaaacgGAAATAATTGTGTTCATGTTAGAGGCTGGCAAAACTAGAAACTTCTAGCAATATTTTGTGGTTCTTGAGATTTCtcaaaaaagtgtgatttatatcactaaactgctgcatttaatatttttgaatttactcaaatttatttatacttttctgGAATAAACAATGCAGAAATTGTAACAAATTCTGATCAGACTGtcagttttgtttcctttgttaCCAAATAACTCAAATATATCATGattataaatcaaaattcttatgatgcgattttctttttcatgataaatgatacGCTAAATGCTCCCTCCTGGTTTATATTAATAATAGTCCAGAAGGTGTCACTGTACTAAAATCCAACTGAAGATCAGTTATGACTCAAAAACTCTagatgttatttctttattgcagtttatttattccatAATGCATTTTACAGAACCAACCACAGAGAGCAGTTTTTGTCTGcagtttctaaaatattaatattgtttcttAATTCATGTCAATAAAAGCAGGGGCAGTTTTAATGCAACAGGTTTTGAAtcagatattttgtgtttgcttcACTGAATCTTATTcaccatatttttttcaaactcacCGTATgctagtttttctttatagattttCATCAAagataagttattaaaaaatctatttaattaatttattaaaaaattgaCCCTGTGGTGATTTtgttgttctgggttctggACCTCATGGACGAGCCACTGACTTGATGATTGGTGTGCCAAAACATCGATTCGCATAAGAATCCTGATAATTGTTTGCTGCAATTTAGAATCAACATAAAATGTCCCAAAATTgatataaaaaagtaaagaaatccACTTCTTGAATTTTATTGGCAGTTGGCAAGAAATGTTTAGGTTGCACCTTCTAATATAGAGTGTGactcaaaatgtcttcattcaTACGAGTACTATCATATTATGTCAATCAACATTGCCCCCCCCCCAACCTctccccaataataataataataataataataataataataataataataataataataataataataataataataataataataataataataataataataataaaaacctaaaatgtgaatacttttgctatTTGAATATTGGAGAAATCCGCTGACGTCGTCACGCAGCCGGGACAGGAACCTGCGCATGCGCGGAATGCACCACAATAAAGCGGAAACGATAAAAAGTGACAGATTCCACATTGAggccaaacatttttttttattgtcacttttatttatttatttaccaatttCCCAGGAAGACCGAGTTCGGCATCTGCTTCACCGTTTTCAAGGTTTGTAAAATGAAGACTGAGAACACCGCTAACATGCTAGTAGCTTAGCTGCGCTACAGCGGAGCTAAGCTAACGCCGTTGTATCGGTACGAGCTCTGGTGGGCGGgttgtgattggtcagaagttgGTGGCAGAAATGAGCTCAGATAGAAATGTTGATATTAGCGGacaagttgtttgtttttagtaatCTCATCTAAGCTTGAATTGataattacaaatgtatttattcattcatacatccatccattatcttgCACGGTTGTCCTGTCGTGAAGAGTGCTGTCAGACCGGTTCAATTAAAGTGATCCATTAATTCTGCAGGGTAGGTAGTAATTAGGATTGGCTGTAACTAGCGACACAATGCTGTTAACCACATCTAGTTAATGATTTAACAGGAGGGTTGATCACGTTTTCACAGAGGGGACTTCTGcctcttaataaataaaatcaacatttgaagagtagattttcttttttactcacATTATCTTTGATATTGAATTTACTTTGGTTATCTGAAACAGTTGCTTAACTAACTGGTTTGCTTTTTCCTCAGGAATGCCTCCAGACACAAACCGGAAAAGCATTTAAAGGAGAGAAAACTGGCATTTCCGCTTCTTATCAAGGTACTGAGATTATGtattattaatttctttatttacttcttCAACTGAGTTTTTATTCTTGCCTGTCAAACAGCTTAttgattattataaaatatagaGGTTGCCATGTTTTTCTGATATTCGTCCCCAAAGCGACTAACTCTATTTCCATGAGcagtttgtaaaatataaaacattatttggaTGATTGTGATTTATTAGGGAGATGTGCTATTCCTGCACCAGTAGAGTGGTGTCGGGTTCCTGTTTCTTTCTGAGAGCATAACTTTTTGGCCCTGGGGCCCTGAGGCCCATGCTGGGGGGGTCCTCTCCTCTGACACCCAGGCTAACCCGTCGATGAGTCTTCCTGGAAAGTACAGCAGCTTTCAGCTTGCCACTAAATGGAGAAACGCTTTGCAGCAGCTCTAGTAGACAGACCAGAGgtggcactcctggtcctggagggccagaggtccggtctcctgcaacttttagatgtatctctacttcaacacacctgagtcaaataatgaggtcattagcaggactccgGAGAACCCGACTGGTtctctggagaacccgactgcactgaggaggagattcagctgttggattaaagtgtgttggaccagggagactctaagagttgcaggacaccggctctcCAGGACCAGGAGGGCCCACTGACTCTCCCTCTGAGTCAGTGAGGGGAAGGCTGCTGACTGGACAGGTGTGCAGAAGACAGACATGGACGTCCTTCACA belongs to Gambusia affinis linkage group LG08, SWU_Gaff_1.0, whole genome shotgun sequence and includes:
- the wfdc1 gene encoding WAP four-disulfide core domain protein 1, encoding MPGALELLLLSLLVLSTGSDVRRKRGLSQKDYEYPSHPQSAQHQKNDRCPPPPQMLPDRACDVPGCRSDSECERHKRCCYNGCIYACLESVQPPPVLDWLVQPKPRWLGGNGWLLDGPEEVLQAEACSTTEDGDEPLHCPTGYECHIINPGNPAAGVPNRGQCIKQRANSDGRGLRHKYFKDYKDYLGSSSNNAVGYEKHNHKHLG